GTTCAGCACCGCGATGCCCCGCTCCTTCGCGGAAGCGACGTCGATGTTGTCGAGCCCCGCCCCCGCGCGTGCGACCCATCGGAGCCGTGGCGCGGCCTCGATCAGCTTGCGAGTCACTTGGGTCGCGCCCCGGACGATCCAGGCATCGATGTCCGCGACCAACGGAAGGAGGTCCGATTCCGCCA
This genomic interval from Candidatus Eisenbacteria bacterium contains the following:
- a CDS encoding phosphoglycerate dehydrogenase (catalyzes the formation of 3-phosphonooxypyruvate from 3-phospho-D-glycerate in serine biosynthesis; can also reduce alpha ketoglutarate to form 2-hydroxyglutarate) produces the protein MSSTNPITRRVLVSDPLSARAIAGLRAASGIQVEERKGLAESDLLPLVADIDAWIVRGATQVTRKLIEAAPRLRWVARAGAGLDNIDVASAKERGIAVLN